From a single Candidatus Sulfotelmatobacter sp. genomic region:
- a CDS encoding SDR family oxidoreductase yields the protein MLLSAFGSEEIDRTGAAHPLVRIGRPEEIADAVAWLVSDELSYLNGQSLTLNEV from the coding sequence ATGTTGCTCTCCGCTTTTGGGAGTGAAGAAATCGACAGGACGGGCGCGGCTCATCCCCTTGTCCGAATTGGGCGGCCGGAGGAAATAGCTGACGCCGTTGCATGGCTTGTTTCGGACGAATTGTCCTATCTCAACGGCCAATCGTTGACTCTTAATGAGGTTTGA
- a CDS encoding outer membrane beta-barrel protein, producing MNIKAKLYAILTAGALPFAFGFVFLFAPAKRCEAQSQRGDLSAVAASDGSQPNALVHDGGAPNTPVAPRSGTSTPDPEISPAVAKKFAALEAEIEELKAELKGRAVVQPASPVIEESTATTSPIPSATFAAPSESAVQPAVSAAQEAKAGLSTPPEKVEPTAPFAYADWSWLNGSPHTKDAVWDSKFFTPEIRFDTDYIYSFNHPRDDSLGGSTEIFRSNEIQVEQISFGGDFHWQNVRGRVLTMGGMFGVTTPRNDPSVGRGQWDLRGAYKYFAEAYGGYHFNVNHGLNVDAGIFVSYIGLFSYYNFDNWAYQPSFVSSNTPWFFNGLRIQWFPTDKLKIEPWIINGWQSYGRIGNRPGLGGQILYRPKQWISMVFNNYGMGEDTLNASDPGGGRSRIHTDDSIEVKYYDHPERFVDKMAFSLTGDLGCEYGGGVSCHKNEPIVGVKGGPKQSFAGWMAYNRWWFKHDLYAITLGGGVLDNPGRYLTLLPPINGADAVSGSPYFPSAPGLPFKAWDTSASFYYMPKQYISFLWEFGYRHANQPYWSGPGGITPPGGNNGSPGEFVCMDNTPSTTAAGCGNNGGLWTPNLVRDEPSFRTAIMVKF from the coding sequence ATGAACATAAAAGCTAAGTTGTATGCGATCTTGACAGCCGGGGCTTTGCCTTTTGCGTTTGGGTTTGTTTTTCTTTTTGCTCCAGCGAAGCGCTGTGAAGCCCAGTCCCAGCGTGGCGACCTATCCGCAGTAGCTGCGTCTGATGGATCACAGCCCAACGCATTGGTGCACGACGGAGGAGCGCCCAATACTCCCGTAGCCCCCCGCTCGGGAACCTCCACGCCGGATCCCGAAATATCGCCCGCAGTTGCGAAAAAGTTCGCCGCGCTGGAGGCGGAAATCGAAGAGCTCAAAGCGGAACTGAAAGGCCGCGCGGTGGTCCAACCGGCATCGCCTGTTATTGAGGAATCGACGGCAACCACCTCTCCGATTCCTTCAGCAACATTCGCTGCTCCTTCCGAATCTGCGGTCCAGCCTGCTGTGTCCGCCGCGCAGGAAGCGAAAGCTGGGTTGTCCACGCCGCCTGAAAAAGTCGAGCCCACGGCTCCGTTTGCCTATGCCGATTGGAGTTGGTTGAATGGTAGCCCGCACACCAAAGACGCGGTCTGGGATTCCAAATTCTTCACCCCAGAGATCAGATTTGACACAGACTACATTTACAGTTTCAACCACCCGAGGGATGATTCGTTGGGCGGATCGACCGAGATCTTCCGTTCGAATGAGATTCAGGTAGAGCAAATCAGTTTCGGGGGAGACTTCCACTGGCAAAACGTCCGGGGCAGAGTATTGACTATGGGAGGGATGTTTGGCGTTACTACCCCGCGCAACGATCCCAGTGTAGGCCGCGGTCAGTGGGATTTGCGGGGCGCCTACAAATATTTTGCAGAAGCCTATGGTGGATACCACTTCAATGTGAACCATGGGCTCAACGTTGACGCGGGGATATTTGTTTCTTACATCGGCCTGTTCAGCTACTACAACTTCGACAACTGGGCCTACCAGCCTTCGTTTGTCTCGTCGAATACCCCCTGGTTTTTCAACGGCCTTCGCATCCAGTGGTTTCCTACCGACAAATTGAAGATCGAGCCCTGGATCATCAATGGGTGGCAATCTTACGGCAGAATCGGCAATCGACCCGGTTTAGGCGGACAGATACTCTACCGCCCGAAGCAGTGGATCTCAATGGTGTTCAACAACTACGGGATGGGTGAAGACACGTTGAATGCAAGCGATCCCGGTGGTGGCCGCTCGCGCATCCACACCGACGATAGCATCGAGGTCAAGTACTACGACCACCCAGAAAGGTTCGTCGACAAGATGGCCTTTTCTCTGACCGGCGATCTGGGATGCGAATATGGCGGAGGCGTAAGCTGCCACAAAAATGAACCGATTGTCGGCGTAAAGGGCGGTCCGAAGCAGAGTTTCGCGGGATGGATGGCCTATAACCGCTGGTGGTTCAAGCACGACTTGTATGCCATTACACTGGGCGGAGGGGTGCTGGACAATCCGGGACGCTACCTTACCCTGCTTCCGCCAATCAACGGAGCAGATGCCGTTTCCGGATCTCCTTATTTCCCAAGTGCTCCGGGATTGCCGTTCAAAGCCTGGGATACGTCCGCCAGTTTCTACTACATGCCCAAGCAGTACATTTCGTTCCTGTGGGAGTTCGGCTACCGCCACGCGAATCAACCCTATTGGTCAGGACCTGGCGGGATCACTCCTCCCGGCGGCAATAATGGTTCTCCTGGCGAATTCGTCTGCATGGACAACACGCCGTCTACGACCGCAGCGGGTTGCGGCAATAACGGCGGTCTGTGGACTCCTAACCTGGTCAGGGACGAGCCCAGTTTCAGAACGGCTATCATGGTGAAGTTCTAG
- the kdpC gene encoding potassium-transporting ATPase subunit KdpC, with protein MKKNLITAFLMTIATTILLGLVYPLVITGLAQVLFYEKANGQILRRNGEAIGSRIIGQPFTSPKYFHSRPSNAGNGYDAANSGGTNFGPTNQKLIDRIQTDAKNLHKENPAQPIPVDLITTSASGLDPEISPAAAEFQIGRVARERGVPESAIRDLVQEHTRQRDLGLLGEARVNVLELNLALDDLAVKH; from the coding sequence ATGAAGAAGAACCTGATTACTGCATTCCTAATGACCATCGCCACGACAATTCTGCTGGGACTGGTCTATCCGCTTGTGATCACCGGCCTGGCGCAAGTGTTGTTCTACGAAAAGGCAAATGGCCAGATCCTTCGTCGCAACGGCGAAGCGATCGGCTCTCGCATCATTGGGCAGCCCTTTACTTCGCCAAAGTACTTCCACTCTCGGCCTTCAAACGCCGGCAACGGATACGATGCAGCCAATTCTGGAGGAACAAACTTCGGGCCCACCAACCAGAAACTAATCGACCGCATTCAGACAGATGCCAAGAATCTGCATAAGGAGAATCCCGCCCAGCCCATTCCAGTGGACCTGATCACTACATCCGCATCGGGCCTCGATCCGGAGATCTCGCCCGCCGCAGCCGAGTTTCAAATTGGTCGAGTTGCTCGCGAACGCGGCGTTCCCGAATCCGCCATCCGCGATTTGGTCCAGGAGCATACTCGGCAACGCGACCTTGGCCTGCTCGGCGAAGCCCGCGTGAACGTGCTCGAACTCAATCTTGCCCTCGACGATCTTGCAGTTAAGCACTGA
- a CDS encoding alpha/beta hydrolase — protein MMANYVKAVLACLCAVGISSNSVGQTSGTPIKNIVLVHGAWADGSGWKGVYDILVKDGYSVSIVQEPETSFKEDVAATRRILALQEGPCILVAHSYGGAVITEAGADPAVVGLVYVAAHMPDSGEKESEDGKRFPSDLAKSGAIKKTPDGFTYIDPAQFHELFAADLPGEQAAIMARSQVLNFADNFSATITTAAWKNKPSWMIVAGSDRTINPDLERWYARRAKSHTIEVAGASHSVYISHPKEVADVIESAASAVSK, from the coding sequence ATGATGGCGAACTATGTGAAGGCGGTGCTCGCATGTCTATGCGCCGTTGGCATATCCAGCAATTCCGTCGGCCAAACGTCTGGTACGCCGATTAAGAACATCGTTCTGGTACATGGAGCCTGGGCAGATGGCTCTGGTTGGAAAGGCGTCTACGACATTCTTGTCAAGGATGGCTATAGCGTCAGCATCGTTCAGGAGCCGGAGACGTCCTTTAAGGAAGATGTGGCTGCAACCAGGCGAATCCTTGCGCTGCAAGAAGGCCCGTGCATTCTTGTCGCTCATAGCTATGGGGGAGCTGTAATCACTGAGGCAGGTGCGGATCCAGCTGTGGTCGGCCTGGTATATGTCGCCGCGCACATGCCGGATTCCGGCGAAAAAGAGTCGGAAGACGGAAAGCGCTTTCCCAGCGACCTCGCCAAATCGGGTGCCATAAAGAAAACGCCGGATGGTTTCACGTATATCGACCCGGCACAATTTCATGAATTGTTTGCGGCTGACCTTCCCGGCGAACAGGCCGCAATCATGGCGCGTTCGCAAGTGCTCAACTTTGCCGACAATTTTTCAGCGACGATCACTACGGCTGCCTGGAAAAACAAACCGAGCTGGATGATAGTGGCGGGAAGCGACCGAACCATCAACCCTGACTTGGAACGTTGGTATGCCAGACGCGCCAAAAGCCATACGATCGAAGTCGCAGGAGCCAGCCACTCAGTCTACATTTCGCATCCTAAGGAAGTTGCAGACGTAATCGAGAGCGCAGCAAGCGCGGTTTCGAAGTAA
- the kdpB gene encoding potassium-transporting ATPase subunit KdpB, translating into MASHRKSMWNLNLVGNAAWSSLLKLNPRNMMGNPVMFVVEIGSVITTVLLVLHPHEAFRFNLQITLWLWFTVLFANFAEAMAEGRGKAQAETLRKARSETAAKRFTCDNKLEEIASAQLRTGDICLVSAGELIPGDGEIVEGVASVDESAITGESAPVIREAGGDRSAVTGGTRVLSDHIKVKITSNPGETFLDRMIALVEGASRQKTPNEIALNILLAGLTIIFLLAVVTLQPFAIYSGSPQTVFVLVSLLVCLIPTTIGGLLSAIGIAGMDRLVQHNVLAMSGRAVEAAGDVNTLLLDKTGTITFGNRQATEFLPAPGVTEAEMADAAQLSSLADETPEGRSIVVLAKEKYKLRGRDFADHEAEFIPFTAQTRMSGVNLDGYKIRKGASESIARYLEENNAALPEDVRAAVERIASSGGTPLVVSENRRAMGVIHLKDVVKGGIRDRFAQLRAMGIRTVMITGDNPLTAAAIAREAGVDDFLAQATPEDKLKLIRSEQAGGKLVAMTGDGTNDAPALAQADVGVAMNTGTQAAKEAGNMVDLDSNPTKLIEVVEIGKQLLMTRGALTTFSIANDVAKYFAIIPAMFAGTFPVLNALNIMQLKTPESAILSAVIFNALIIIALIPLALRGVKYRAMNAEALLRRNLLIYGVGGLIAPFVGIKIIDVIITAAGLA; encoded by the coding sequence ATGGCAAGCCATCGCAAATCGATGTGGAATTTGAATCTCGTCGGCAACGCCGCCTGGAGTTCATTGCTCAAGCTCAACCCTCGAAACATGATGGGGAATCCTGTGATGTTCGTGGTGGAAATCGGGAGTGTGATCACGACCGTGCTTTTGGTCCTCCATCCCCATGAGGCGTTTCGCTTCAACCTACAGATCACGTTGTGGCTCTGGTTTACCGTGCTATTTGCCAACTTTGCGGAAGCGATGGCCGAAGGCCGCGGTAAGGCTCAGGCAGAGACATTGCGGAAGGCCCGGTCGGAAACCGCCGCGAAGCGTTTTACCTGCGATAACAAATTGGAAGAGATTGCGAGTGCCCAGCTGCGGACGGGCGATATTTGTTTGGTCTCTGCCGGGGAACTCATTCCGGGAGATGGGGAAATTGTCGAAGGGGTAGCCTCGGTTGACGAATCTGCGATCACCGGCGAATCTGCGCCCGTGATTCGCGAAGCGGGCGGCGATCGGTCGGCCGTCACTGGCGGAACGCGCGTGCTCAGCGATCACATCAAGGTGAAGATCACGTCAAACCCCGGCGAGACTTTTCTTGACCGCATGATTGCACTGGTAGAGGGGGCTTCGCGACAGAAAACGCCCAATGAAATCGCGCTCAACATTTTGCTCGCCGGGCTGACCATCATCTTTCTACTGGCGGTGGTTACGCTGCAACCGTTTGCCATCTATTCCGGATCGCCGCAGACTGTATTCGTCCTGGTCTCGCTGTTGGTATGTCTCATCCCCACCACCATTGGGGGGTTGTTGTCGGCCATTGGCATTGCCGGCATGGACCGTCTGGTGCAGCACAATGTGCTTGCGATGTCGGGACGCGCTGTAGAAGCCGCCGGCGATGTGAATACTCTGCTGCTCGATAAAACCGGAACCATCACGTTCGGAAATCGCCAGGCCACTGAATTTCTGCCCGCACCCGGAGTGACCGAAGCCGAAATGGCTGACGCCGCGCAACTGTCGTCTCTGGCCGATGAAACTCCGGAGGGCCGTTCCATCGTTGTGCTGGCCAAAGAAAAATACAAGCTTCGGGGCCGTGACTTCGCCGATCACGAGGCGGAATTCATTCCGTTCACGGCGCAGACTCGTATGTCCGGCGTCAATTTGGATGGCTATAAGATTCGCAAAGGCGCCTCCGAGTCGATTGCGCGCTATCTCGAGGAGAACAATGCGGCCCTGCCAGAGGACGTGCGCGCCGCCGTTGAGCGGATCGCATCTTCGGGCGGGACTCCGCTCGTAGTCTCGGAGAATCGCCGTGCGATGGGCGTGATTCATCTGAAGGATGTGGTCAAAGGAGGAATCCGCGATCGGTTCGCCCAGTTGCGTGCGATGGGGATTCGCACGGTGATGATCACCGGCGACAATCCGCTGACCGCTGCCGCCATTGCACGCGAAGCCGGAGTCGACGATTTTCTCGCCCAGGCCACGCCCGAGGACAAACTGAAGCTCATTCGCAGCGAGCAAGCCGGCGGCAAACTCGTCGCCATGACGGGCGACGGCACCAACGACGCGCCCGCACTGGCTCAGGCCGATGTCGGCGTTGCCATGAACACCGGCACACAAGCCGCGAAAGAAGCCGGAAACATGGTGGATCTCGACTCCAATCCCACCAAGCTCATCGAGGTCGTCGAAATCGGCAAGCAGCTATTGATGACACGCGGTGCGCTCACCACGTTCTCCATTGCCAACGATGTCGCGAAATACTTCGCCATTATTCCGGCGATGTTCGCAGGGACCTTCCCCGTACTCAACGCGCTGAATATCATGCAGCTCAAGACGCCGGAGTCGGCTATCCTCTCCGCCGTCATCTTTAATGCGCTGATCATCATTGCGCTCATTCCGCTGGCTCTGCGAGGCGTGAAATATCGCGCCATGAATGCCGAGGCTCTGCTGCGACGCAACCTCCTTATATACGGCGTCGGTGGATTGATTGCGCCCTTCGTGGGCATCAAGATCATTGACGTCATAATTACAGCCGCCGGATTGGCCTGA
- a CDS encoding sigma-70 family RNA polymerase sigma factor, whose translation MGTYVIETLVEREAPLEAEDDLTLVHATKKGSVEAFDKIVRRYDRRMLRIARSVTHNREEAEDAVQEAFLKAYQKLDQFREDAKFSTWMIRIVLNEALMKLRKQRSFREESLDCSFPNESDALPRDLADWSPNPQQRYGEVEFRKILIKCLNSLQPALKVVFVLRDIEELSVKETCEALSLSTVAVKSRLLRARLRLRERLTVYFRKPIGSPPASI comes from the coding sequence ATGGGCACTTACGTTATAGAAACCCTCGTGGAGCGTGAGGCTCCTCTTGAAGCCGAGGACGACCTGACTCTCGTGCACGCGACAAAGAAAGGAAGTGTCGAAGCCTTCGACAAGATTGTAAGAAGGTACGACAGAAGGATGCTGCGAATTGCACGAAGTGTCACGCATAACCGCGAGGAAGCCGAAGACGCAGTTCAAGAAGCTTTCTTGAAGGCCTATCAGAAACTGGATCAATTTCGTGAGGATGCAAAGTTCTCCACGTGGATGATTCGGATCGTGTTGAACGAAGCCCTGATGAAACTGCGCAAACAGCGCAGCTTCCGGGAAGAGTCGCTCGACTGTAGTTTTCCGAATGAGAGCGATGCCCTCCCGAGGGACTTGGCGGACTGGTCTCCTAATCCGCAGCAACGCTATGGCGAGGTGGAGTTTCGGAAGATTCTGATCAAGTGCCTGAACTCGCTGCAACCAGCGCTGAAAGTGGTGTTCGTTCTCCGCGATATCGAAGAACTGTCGGTCAAAGAAACCTGCGAGGCGCTGAGTTTGAGCACCGTTGCCGTCAAATCGCGCCTGCTTCGCGCACGGCTCCGGCTCCGGGAAAGATTGACAGTTTATTTCCGGAAACCCATCGGCAGTCCTCCCGCATCGATTTGA
- a CDS encoding aldo/keto reductase, which translates to MQKRKLAKSNLEVSAIGLGCMGMSYAYGPAMDRQEGISLIRAAVERGVTFFDTAESYGPFTNEELVGEALAPFRDQVVIATKFGFKFDPNTRKQTGVDSRPEHIKEVVAASLKRLRIDVIDLLYQHRVDPTVPIEEVAGAVKDLIQQGKVKHFGLSEAGVQTIRRAHDVQTVTALQTEYSLWSREPERELIPLVEELGIGFVAYSPLGRGFLTGKIGEDTKFDKSDFRNIAPRFSEENRRANQAVVDLIGRFAQQKKATPAQIALAWLLAQKPWIVPIPGTTKLHRLEENLGAADLELTAEDLRELDIAASKIPVQGARYPEELQKMVGR; encoded by the coding sequence ATGCAGAAGCGCAAACTTGCAAAAAGCAACTTAGAGGTATCGGCGATCGGACTTGGCTGCATGGGCATGAGCTATGCCTACGGGCCAGCCATGGACAGGCAGGAGGGCATCTCGCTGATTCGTGCCGCAGTCGAACGCGGTGTCACATTCTTCGATACCGCTGAGAGTTACGGACCATTCACCAACGAAGAACTGGTGGGCGAAGCGCTCGCTCCTTTTCGCGATCAGGTTGTGATCGCCACCAAATTTGGCTTCAAATTCGATCCGAATACTCGCAAACAGACAGGCGTCGACAGCCGACCGGAGCACATCAAGGAAGTGGTTGCGGCCTCACTGAAGCGGTTGCGGATCGATGTCATCGATCTCCTGTATCAGCACCGTGTCGATCCGACTGTACCGATCGAAGAAGTTGCCGGAGCGGTGAAGGATCTGATTCAGCAAGGCAAAGTAAAACACTTTGGGCTCTCCGAGGCGGGAGTTCAGACCATCCGCCGCGCTCACGATGTCCAGACGGTTACCGCACTCCAGACCGAGTATTCTCTTTGGTCGCGAGAGCCTGAACGGGAACTGATCCCGCTGGTGGAGGAACTGGGGATTGGGTTCGTTGCCTACAGTCCTCTTGGCCGGGGCTTCCTCACGGGGAAGATCGGCGAAGATACGAAATTCGACAAGAGCGATTTCCGCAACATCGCTCCTCGCTTTTCCGAAGAGAATCGCCGAGCGAATCAGGCAGTGGTTGACCTGATTGGCAGGTTCGCGCAACAGAAGAAGGCGACGCCTGCGCAGATCGCTCTGGCATGGCTGCTGGCCCAGAAGCCATGGATTGTGCCGATTCCTGGCACCACGAAGCTTCATCGTCTCGAAGAAAATCTCGGGGCGGCGGACCTCGAACTTACGGCCGAAGATCTCCGCGAACTGGACATCGCCGCCTCTAAGATTCCAGTGCAAGGCGCTCGCTATCCCGAAGAGTTGCAAAAAATGGTAGGCCGGTAA
- the kdpF gene encoding K(+)-transporting ATPase subunit F, with protein MDIQSLIMLIVSAVVTVYLFYALLRPEKF; from the coding sequence GTGGACATACAGTCTCTCATTATGTTGATTGTTAGCGCGGTTGTGACCGTGTATCTCTTCTATGCGCTCCTGCGTCCGGAGAAATTCTGA
- the kdpA gene encoding potassium-transporting ATPase subunit KdpA, whose product MTINGWLQVFVFLGLIFAVTKPLGVFMTHVFARERTFLDPVLRPIERLLHRVTCVDENHEMRWAEYATAMLLFSAVSMLALYLIQRIQGMLPFNPQHFGAVTPEHVAFNTAASFTTNTNWQAYSGETTMSYLTQMAGLAFHNFASAATGIVLAIAFIRGIARRQMNTLGNFWVDFVRCCLWVLLPFCVVGSLFMVSQGVVQNLKPYDTVKLLEPQQVQRVGADGKAVVGANGKPIMDTVTTQTIAQGPVASQEIIKEWGTNGGGFFNANSAHPFENPTPITNLFEMFCIFAIGAGLTYTLGRMTGSPAHGWAVWSAMAILFLAGVTVAYWAEAQGNPLYPTTVAQQATSLQPGGNMEGKEVRFGIANSALFAIVTTDASCGAINGWHDSFTPLGGMVPLVNIMLSEVIFGGVGSGMYGILIYVVLAVFIAGLMVGRTPEYLGKKIEAYDIKMAMLVSLVFPLIILTLTGISTARGFGTSSITNPGPHGLSQILYAFTSSAGNNGSAFGGLTANTLWYDTATGITTLVGRFFMIIPMLAIAGNLAQKKYVPPSLGTFPVTTPMFTLLLISVILILGALTFFPALSLGPILEHLLMNAGKSF is encoded by the coding sequence ATGACGATCAATGGCTGGCTGCAGGTTTTCGTATTTCTGGGCCTGATCTTCGCTGTGACTAAGCCGCTGGGCGTTTTTATGACCCACGTGTTTGCCCGCGAGCGCACGTTCCTTGACCCGGTGCTGCGACCGATCGAGCGCTTGCTCCACCGCGTCACATGCGTTGACGAAAATCATGAGATGCGCTGGGCCGAGTACGCTACGGCGATGCTGCTATTCAGCGCGGTGTCGATGCTGGCCCTCTATTTGATCCAGCGAATTCAGGGTATGCTGCCCTTCAATCCACAGCACTTCGGAGCGGTCACGCCCGAGCACGTTGCTTTCAACACAGCCGCGTCGTTCACCACCAACACCAACTGGCAGGCTTATTCGGGCGAGACGACGATGAGCTACCTCACGCAGATGGCGGGGCTCGCATTTCACAACTTCGCGTCCGCGGCCACAGGCATCGTGCTGGCGATTGCCTTCATTCGCGGCATTGCCCGCCGCCAGATGAATACGCTGGGAAACTTCTGGGTCGATTTCGTGCGCTGTTGTTTATGGGTTCTTCTGCCATTTTGCGTGGTGGGATCTCTGTTCATGGTTTCGCAGGGAGTGGTGCAGAACCTGAAGCCCTACGACACGGTAAAGCTGCTCGAACCGCAACAAGTGCAGCGCGTGGGGGCTGACGGCAAAGCCGTGGTTGGCGCCAACGGCAAGCCCATCATGGACACAGTGACGACGCAGACGATCGCGCAGGGTCCGGTCGCATCGCAGGAGATTATTAAGGAATGGGGCACGAACGGCGGTGGCTTCTTCAACGCGAATAGCGCCCATCCATTCGAAAATCCAACACCCATTACTAATCTTTTTGAAATGTTTTGCATCTTCGCTATCGGCGCGGGTCTCACCTACACGCTCGGCCGGATGACCGGCTCTCCGGCTCACGGATGGGCGGTCTGGTCGGCGATGGCGATCCTGTTTCTGGCAGGCGTGACTGTCGCCTATTGGGCAGAGGCGCAAGGAAATCCGCTGTACCCGACGACCGTCGCACAGCAGGCCACGAGCCTGCAACCGGGCGGCAACATGGAAGGCAAGGAAGTTCGCTTCGGCATTGCCAACTCGGCGCTATTCGCCATCGTGACCACGGATGCAAGTTGCGGCGCGATCAACGGCTGGCATGATTCATTCACACCGCTGGGCGGCATGGTTCCGCTGGTCAACATCATGCTGAGCGAAGTGATCTTCGGTGGAGTGGGATCGGGAATGTATGGAATTCTCATTTACGTCGTGTTGGCCGTATTTATCGCTGGACTTATGGTCGGGCGCACGCCGGAGTATTTGGGGAAGAAAATCGAGGCCTACGACATAAAGATGGCGATGCTGGTCTCGCTGGTTTTTCCGTTGATCATTCTTACGCTCACCGGAATCTCGACCGCGAGGGGCTTCGGAACGTCAAGCATCACCAATCCCGGCCCCCACGGCCTCAGTCAGATCCTTTACGCGTTTACATCGTCCGCGGGAAACAACGGTTCTGCATTCGGCGGACTCACTGCCAATACACTCTGGTACGACACCGCCACGGGGATCACAACACTGGTGGGCCGCTTTTTCATGATTATTCCGATGCTGGCGATTGCCGGAAACCTGGCTCAGAAGAAATATGTGCCGCCATCACTCGGAACGTTTCCGGTCACCACGCCGATGTTCACGCTGCTGTTGATCAGCGTCATCCTAATTTTGGGGGCCCTCACGTTCTTCCCGGCCTTGAGTCTCGGGCCGATTCTGGAACACCTTCTCATGAACGCCGGAAAGAGTTTCTAG